The Amycolatopsis sp. NBC_01480 genome segment TCGCTTCCCCCTCTGTTACACACATCACTATAGCGTATGTAGCGCTACAGTTGCTACATGGACATCGTGAACGGCAGCGCCAAGGACCGGCTCCTGCTCGCCGCCGCCCAACTGCTCGACGGCGCCGAAGCCCACTCGGTGTCCACCCGCGCGATCTGCGAGCGGGCCCACGTCCAGGCGCCGACGCTTTACCACCACTTCGGCAGCAAACAGGGCCTGCTCGACGCCGTGGTCAACTTCGGCTTCACCCAGTATCTGGAGAGCACCGACAAAATCGATCCGGACGCGGATCCGGTCCAGCAGATCCGCGACGGCTGGGACCGGCACGTCAAGTACGGACTGCACCACCCGGCCTTCTACGTGCTGCTCTACGGCCAGATCAGGCCCGGTGAGCCGTGCACGCTCACTTCCAGCGCAGAGGAGATGCTGCGCAACCTGTTCACCCTCGTCGCCCGCCAGGGCCGGCTGCGCACCACTCCCGCAGAGGCCGCGCGGCAGGTCGCGGCCGCCAACTCCGGCGTCACGCTGAGCCTGATCGCACAGCCCGAATCGAACCCCGACCTGGCGATGTCACACCAGGTCCGCGAGTCCGTGCTGGCCGGGCTGCTCACCGACGAGCCCGCCAAGGAACCGTCCACCGTCGGCGCGCTCGCGGTCGCTTTGTCGACCGCGCTGGACTCGCAAGCCGCCGAGTTGACCGCGACCGAGCAGAGCATGTTGCGCGAATGGCTCAGTCGCCTCGCCCTCTGACTCGTGCTACATTCGCTACAGTTCAATCTGTAGCCAATGTAGGGGGTGTGGGGTGACAGTACGACTCGGCCGGTTCGGCGCCTGGATGAGCCCGGCGACCGACGAGCAGACGCGTCGGAAAACCGCTGTGGAAGCGGAGAAACTGGGCTACGACGCCGTGTGGTTCGGCATCGGCAGCGGCACGGTCGAAGACCTGGCCTACTTCGAGGAGGTACTGGCGGCGACCGAGACCGTCACCGTCGCCACGGCGATCGTGAACATGTGGACCAACGACGCGGGCCGGATCGCCGCGTCTTACCACCGTTTGATCGAGCGTTACGGCAACCGGTTCCTGCTCGGCGTCGGCGTCGGCCACCCGGAATCCGTGGCCCAGTACGAAAGTCCGTACGCGAAGATGGTCGGTTACCTCGACCGGCTAGACGCCGAGGGCGTGCCGAAGGAGGGCCGGATCCTGGCCGCGCTGGGCGACAAGTCGTTGAAACTGGCCGCGGACCGCATGCTGGGCGCGCACCCGTACCTCGTGCCCCCTGCGCACACCGGGCACGCTCGCAAGATCCTGGGCCCGGACGCAATCCTCGCCCCCGAGCACAAGATCGTGGTGGAGGAGGACGCGGAAGCGGCGCGGCTGATCGGGCGGCCGTTCGTGGAGAAGCCGTATTTGGGGCTGCGCAACTACGTGAGCAACCTCCGCCGGCACGGCTACACCGAGGAAGACGTCGCGGGCAGCGGCACCGACCGGCTGATCGACGACCTCGTCCTGCACGGCTCACCCGCGACGATCGCGAACCGGCTCGGCGAGCACCTGACCGCGGGCGCCGACCACGTGGGGATCCACGTACTGGGCCCGGACATCCTGACGGGGTACCGAAAACTGGCCGAGGTGGTGTTCTGACCATCGAGGAATCGGTCCTGGCGACGGATCTCGGGGTTTCCGAGCGCCAGTAGCGCATCGTGCATACGGCAAAGCACATAAGGGAAAGCGGAGAACCCTGCCGACGCACGTGAATATCGGGATGCTCGTGATCGTTTCCCGATGCTCGGCTCACTTGCGTTCACGAGTCGATCAAGCCGCCGCCAGCCAGCCGCGCATTGGCAGCGAGCAGGACACCTTGGGCGAGTTCCCGCATCTCCGCGCGGATTGCTTCATCGTCACGGTTTGCCGCCAGTGTCTCGTCCCAGGCTTCCAGCGGCTGGAGCATCAGCCCGATCTCGGCTGCATTGTCACAGGACCACCGCAAACTCCACAGTGAACGCGCTCCCGCTTCGGGGAGCAGAGTGCCGGCGATCATCTGGCGGGCGATGTCACGGGCAACGACCCACGGGGCCTGCGACGCGTCAATCGGCACCACGCCGAGGTCTGCGAGCAGCTGCCGAACGAGCGGCACAGCATCGGAGAGAAGCAGGCGGGTTGCCGACTCGCCGGCCAGCTCGGCCGTTGAAGGGCTCTCGACACCGGCGACGAGCAGATCGCAAGCCAGCCAGACCGCTTCACCGGGTCGGACCAGGTCCAGCAACAGATCAGCGTTGAGCCGTGACACCCGGTCGCGCAGTTCGTCAGGCAGGTTCTCCACGACCGCCAGTGAAACGCACGATCGCAGTGATCGTTACCGAATATCCGCGAGAACTTTCCGGTCACCAGAGCAGGCGACACCGCGCAGACCGATCAGTCCTCGTTCTCTGAAGCGGCCTTCTTCGCAGCCTCGAAGGCTGAGCGGGCGGCGGTGAGATCTTTGGTCGCTTGGGTGGCGCGGGCTTCGGCGTCGGCGAGGCGGGTGCGGAGGTCGGTGACGCGCGCGTCGGCCTGTTCGGCTGCGTGTTCGGCGCGGATGAGGGTGCGGGCGGCCTCGGCGCGTTCTCGTTGGGCGGCGGCAGCTTTGCGGCGTTGTTCCTCGCGCCGGGCGTGAGCCTGGGCGCGTTCGCGTTCGCGGGCCTGACGGTCCTCCTCGGCCTTTTTCCTTTCCACAGAAGGAGAAGCTGCCTTTTTCGGTGCGGCCTTCGCCGGCGCAGATTTCGTCGGCGCGGGCTTCTTCGAAGCCACCGAAGAAACCGGCAAGGACAGCCACTGGTCCGCGTCCTGCTGGGCCATCGACGTCAGGCGTCCGGCCAGGGCCAGTTCGGCGACGGACGGGTCGGCGACCACTGCCTCCAGGGTTTCCTCCACTTCGCGCGCAACGGCGTCGCTGAGGCTGGGAGCGTCGGCCATGATGCGGCGGACCAGTTCGTTCCGACGGTGGGCCAAGTCGCGCAGTTCGGCGCCGGCGAGGTTCGTATGGGCCTCCCGCAGGCGTTGGCCCAGGGCGGCCAGCTCGGTCAGCGAGGCGGCGCCGTCGCGGGCCAGGCGGTTGATGACGAAGGCCGCGCGGGTCGGCTTGCGCAGCGCGCGGATCCGGGCGGCCAGCTCGCGGTCGCCGGCGGCCGTGGCGTCGCGCGCGGCGGCGGTGCGGGCCGCGACGAACTCGCCGGGCTCCCCTGAGTAGAGGGCCTCGGCGACGGTGTCGAAGTCCGGAACGTCCACCCCGCCACCGAACCACAACCGTGGTCCGATTGCGACGGACGGCGTAGCGTGAATGCCCCACCGCAGGTCAAGCAAGGCGAGGACGATGCCCATGACGTCATCGGCCCGGCTCGCGCTGGCAGCCAGCCCCCTGGTCGCCGGCGCGCTGCAGGCACTCCAGCGCGCGACCGGGCTGCCGGTCGCGATGGGCGGACCCGTGTCGGCGGGTTCGCGCTCCCTGGTGATCGACCAGCTCCGCGGCACGGCCACGCGCTCGTTGCAGCACTTGCAGGTCGCCACCGGCGCCGGGCTCGGCGGCAAAGCCGTGGCGCTGCGGCGGCCGTCCACGGTCACCGACTACCTGAATGCGCAAGGCATCACGCACAAATACGACCGGGCCGTGGCTCCCGAACAGCTGCGGGCCATCGTCGCGCTGCCGGTGTGCGTCGGGGATTCGACGCGCGCGGTGCTCTACGCCGCGACCCGCGATTCGATCACGTTCGGCGATCGGGTGCTGCGCGCCGCGACCGCGGTGGTGTCGAGGCTGGAGCGTGACATCGAGGTGGAGGAAGAGGTCCGCCGTCGCATCGCGACCCAGGCTTACGTTCCCCTGGGCGAGCCGCAACGTTTCTCGACACTCGCCGGGGAGCACCAGGAGCTGCAGGCCGAGCTGCTCGCAATCGCCGGTTCGATGCACGACGTCGAAGCCCGCGCGCGACTACTGGACGTTTGCGAACGCCTCCGCCCGGACGACGAAACCACCAGCGTCGACAGCGACATCACGCTCACCCCACGGGAGCTGGACGTGCTGCGGCTCGTGGGAGCCGGCTGCACCAACGACGAAATCTCCGCGGGGCTGGGACTGCGGGCCAACACCGTCAAGTCGTACCTCAAGCACGCGATGCGCAAGCTCGACGCGTCGAACCGGATCCAGGCGGTGAACCGGGCGCGCGCGGCCGGGCTGCTGGACCACCCGCACCACTGACCACCCCCTTTGTGGGGTGGCCGGTACCCCCGGCGGCGAGTCATCATCGCCGAGCGGGCGGTGCCGCCCGCAAGACAGCGAAGGGACCGGCACGTGTTCTACGACCTCGGCGTCCGCGATTTCCTCGACCGCGCGGAGTCCGTCTACCCGGACCGGATCGCGGTCGTGGACGAGCCCGACCAGCCCGCCGCGTCGTGGGGCGAGGTGACCTACCGGGAGCTGGCCCGCCGCGCCCGCGCGCAGGCCGCGAACCTCGACGCGCTCGGCGTGCCGGTAGGCGGGCGCGTCGCGATCGTTTCGCACAATTCCGCGCGGTTGCTGACGTCGTTCTTCGGCGTCTCCGGCTGGGGACGGGTGCTGGTGCCGGTGAACTTCCGGCTCGCCGCGGCGGAGGTGCGGTACATCGTCGAGCATTCCGGGGCCGAAGTGGTCATGATCGACCCGGAACTGAAGCCACTGCTGGACAGCGTCACCGCGAAGCACGTGTACGTGCTGGGCGAGCACGACGAGCAGATCTTCGGCGGTGACGGCGAGCCGCGGCCGTGGGCCGGCGACGAATCGGCCACAGCCACGCTGAACTACACCTCCGGCACCACCGCGCGGCCCAAGGGTGTGCAGCTCACGCACCGCAACCTCTGGCTGAATGCCGCCGTCTTCGGCCTGCACACCACCTTGAACGACAACGACGTCCTGCTGCACACCCTGCCGATGTTCCACGCGAACGGCTGGGGCATGCCGTACGCCGTCACCGGTCTCGGCGGACGCCACATCGTGCTGCGGAAAGTGGACGGCACGGAGATCCTCCGGCGCATCGAAGAGCACGGCGTCACGATCATGTGCGCCGCGCCCGCAGTGGTCACGGCCGCGCTCGACGGCGCCGCGAAGTGGGAAGGCGAAATACCGGGCCGCGATCGCGTGCGGATCGTGGTGGCCGGCGCGCCGCCGCCGACCCGCACCATCGAGCGGGTGCGCGCCGAGCTGGGCTGGGAGTTCATCCAGATCTACGGCCTCACCGAGACCTCGCCGCTGCTCACGGTGAACCGGTTCCGCAGCGAGTGGGCGGACCTCGACCCGCACGAGCAGGCGAAGCGCCTCGGCCGCGCCGGCACGCCCGCGCTCGGCGTGCGGGTGTCGATCGACACCGACGGCGAGGTGCTGGTCCAGTCGAACATGAACCTCGACGGCTACTGGGAGAACCCGGAGGAGACCGCGCGCGTCCAGGAGGGCAACTGGTTCCACACCGGCGACGGCGGCTCGTTCACCGACGGCTACCTCACCATCGCCGACCGGAAGAAGGACGTGATCATCACCGGTGGCGAGAACGTCTCGTCCATCGAGGTGGAGGACGCGCTCTCCTCGCACCCGGCCGTCCGCGAGGTCGCAGTGATCGGCATCCCGGACCAGAAGTGGGGCGAACTCGTCACGGCGCTCGTGGTCACCGACGGCTCCCCCGTGACGGCCGAGGAGCTGATCACCCACTGCCGCGACTACCTGGCGGGCTACAAGTGCCCGAAACGCGTGGAGTTCCTCGACGAGCTGCCCCGAACGGCGACCGGGAAGATCCAGAAGTTCAAGCTGCGCAAGCCGTTCTGGGACGGCCAGGACCGGCAGGTGAACTGACCCGCCGTCCACTGTGGAAGCCGGCGGGCCTCACTCGGCCGGACGGTAGACCAGCTGCACGACACCGTTGCCGAAGGCCTTCGTCCGGGCCAGCTCGAAGTCGAACGACGGCCCCTCGACCGGGAACAGGCGCCGTCCGCGGCCGACGACCACGGGGTACTGCAACAGGGTCAGCTCATCGACCAGGCCCTCGGCCAGCAGCCAGCGCACCAGCGTCGTGCTGCCGCTGGTCATGATGTCGCCGCCCTCGCCGGCCTTCAGCCCGGCGAGCGCCGCGGCGAGGTCGCCCTCCAGAAGGGTCGAGTTCTGCCATTCGACGCTCGTCAGCGTGGTCGACGCGACGTACTTGCGGACGTTGTTCATGAACTCCGCGCCCGGGTCGTCGGCCACCGTGCGGCCCGGCCACGACTCCGCGAAGCCCTCGTAGGTGACCCGGCCGAGCAGCATCGTGTCCGCGTCCGCCATGCCGGCGCCGACGGCGTGCTCGAGTTCTTCGTTCCAATAGGACAGCGACCACTGGTCCGGCGCCTCGACCACGCCGTCCAGCGAGATGAACAATGTGGACACGATCTTGCGCATCGGGCGGCTCCTCGGCTCGGGAATGCCGCCACTATCGCGCAGGCGGGACCGCCCGTGCAGGCGTTTGGCCGAAGCCGTCCCGAACGCCTCAGCCGACCTGCCGCACCAGGTCGAGGGCCCGGCCCAGAGTGCTGAGTTTCGCGTCGAGCGTTTCGCCCGACGGGTACAGGCGGACGGTGTCGACGCCGGCTTCGCGCCACACGCGCAGGCGCTCGCGGACCATGTCCTCGGTGCCGATCAGCGTGGTGCCCAGCACCATCTCGTCCGTGACGAGCGCGGTGGCGCCGTCGCGGTCGCCGGCCAGCCAGCGCTCGCGGACCTCGGCCGCGACGTCGGCCCAGCCCTGGCGGCTGTACGCGTCGTTGTAGAAGTTCGTGCTCGCGGAGCCCATGCCGCCGAGCGAAAAAGCCAGCTCCTTCTTGCGGCCGCCCACCATCGTCCGCAGTTCGTCCTCATCGGCGGCGAACGCGACTTCCGCGCCCTGACAGACGTCCAGGTCCTTGCGCGTGCGCCCGGACTTCGCGAGCCCGGCGTCGATGGGTCCGAAGTAGGCGCTCGCGCCTTCGGGCACGAAGCTGGTGCCGAGCCAGCCGTCGGCGATCTCGCCGGTCAGCTCCAGCAGCTTCGGCGAGAGCGTGGCCAGGTAGATCGGGATGTCCTCATTCGGCTTCGACGAAAG includes the following:
- a CDS encoding helix-turn-helix transcriptional regulator codes for the protein MTSSARLALAASPLVAGALQALQRATGLPVAMGGPVSAGSRSLVIDQLRGTATRSLQHLQVATGAGLGGKAVALRRPSTVTDYLNAQGITHKYDRAVAPEQLRAIVALPVCVGDSTRAVLYAATRDSITFGDRVLRAATAVVSRLERDIEVEEEVRRRIATQAYVPLGEPQRFSTLAGEHQELQAELLAIAGSMHDVEARARLLDVCERLRPDDETTSVDSDITLTPRELDVLRLVGAGCTNDEISAGLGLRANTVKSYLKHAMRKLDASNRIQAVNRARAAGLLDHPHH
- a CDS encoding TetR/AcrR family transcriptional regulator; this encodes MDIVNGSAKDRLLLAAAQLLDGAEAHSVSTRAICERAHVQAPTLYHHFGSKQGLLDAVVNFGFTQYLESTDKIDPDADPVQQIRDGWDRHVKYGLHHPAFYVLLYGQIRPGEPCTLTSSAEEMLRNLFTLVARQGRLRTTPAEAARQVAAANSGVTLSLIAQPESNPDLAMSHQVRESVLAGLLTDEPAKEPSTVGALAVALSTALDSQAAELTATEQSMLREWLSRLAL
- a CDS encoding LLM class F420-dependent oxidoreductase, whose protein sequence is MTVRLGRFGAWMSPATDEQTRRKTAVEAEKLGYDAVWFGIGSGTVEDLAYFEEVLAATETVTVATAIVNMWTNDAGRIAASYHRLIERYGNRFLLGVGVGHPESVAQYESPYAKMVGYLDRLDAEGVPKEGRILAALGDKSLKLAADRMLGAHPYLVPPAHTGHARKILGPDAILAPEHKIVVEEDAEAARLIGRPFVEKPYLGLRNYVSNLRRHGYTEEDVAGSGTDRLIDDLVLHGSPATIANRLGEHLTAGADHVGIHVLGPDILTGYRKLAEVVF
- a CDS encoding dihydrofolate reductase family protein, giving the protein MRKIVSTLFISLDGVVEAPDQWSLSYWNEELEHAVGAGMADADTMLLGRVTYEGFAESWPGRTVADDPGAEFMNNVRKYVASTTLTSVEWQNSTLLEGDLAAALAGLKAGEGGDIMTSGSTTLVRWLLAEGLVDELTLLQYPVVVGRGRRLFPVEGPSFDFELARTKAFGNGVVQLVYRPAE
- a CDS encoding AMP-binding protein; the protein is MFYDLGVRDFLDRAESVYPDRIAVVDEPDQPAASWGEVTYRELARRARAQAANLDALGVPVGGRVAIVSHNSARLLTSFFGVSGWGRVLVPVNFRLAAAEVRYIVEHSGAEVVMIDPELKPLLDSVTAKHVYVLGEHDEQIFGGDGEPRPWAGDESATATLNYTSGTTARPKGVQLTHRNLWLNAAVFGLHTTLNDNDVLLHTLPMFHANGWGMPYAVTGLGGRHIVLRKVDGTEILRRIEEHGVTIMCAAPAVVTAALDGAAKWEGEIPGRDRVRIVVAGAPPPTRTIERVRAELGWEFIQIYGLTETSPLLTVNRFRSEWADLDPHEQAKRLGRAGTPALGVRVSIDTDGEVLVQSNMNLDGYWENPEETARVQEGNWFHTGDGGSFTDGYLTIADRKKDVIITGGENVSSIEVEDALSSHPAVREVAVIGIPDQKWGELVTALVVTDGSPVTAEELITHCRDYLAGYKCPKRVEFLDELPRTATGKIQKFKLRKPFWDGQDRQVN
- a CDS encoding LLM class flavin-dependent oxidoreductase, with product MRTATTIEASGGWAETLAFVLEAEKLGLDVCWVAEAWGSDAPSVLGYLAGRTERLQLGSGIIQLGTRTPVAIAQAALTLAEVSGGRFSLGLGASGPQVIEGLHGVSFAKPLTRMRETVQIIRQAFAGEKISFSGKAFEIPLPGEARPMRLSSKPNEDIPIYLATLSPKLLELTGEIADGWLGTSFVPEGASAYFGPIDAGLAKSGRTRKDLDVCQGAEVAFAADEDELRTMVGGRKKELAFSLGGMGSASTNFYNDAYSRQGWADVAAEVRERWLAGDRDGATALVTDEMVLGTTLIGTEDMVRERLRVWREAGVDTVRLYPSGETLDAKLSTLGRALDLVRQVG